Proteins found in one Venturia canescens isolate UGA chromosome 8, ASM1945775v1, whole genome shotgun sequence genomic segment:
- the LOC122414621 gene encoding coiled-coil domain-containing protein 1-like — MQSSTNTITVSINIPRPWLSACPRMLLESILRRALRSYIVADNDVSVKIAGIEAQLIEGYHGEFWFVPNNFLNEENDDDDVIVVNNEDGDDNVIVVNNEDSDEDDDDDDIVVNNEDGNDNVIVVNDEDDDEDDDDDVIVVNNEDGNDNVIVVNDEDDDEGIVVNDEDNNDDVVVLN; from the coding sequence ATGCAATCGTCAACCAACACCATAACCGTTTCGATCAACATACCGAGACCGTGGCTTTCGGCGTGCCCAAGAATGCTTTTGGAGAGTATCCTACGACGGGCGCTACGATCATACATCGTAGCAGATAACGATGTTTCTGTGAAAATCGCTGGGATTGAGGCCCAATTGATCGAAGGATATCACGGTGAATTTTGGTTTGTACCAAATAATTTCCTCAACGAGGAAAACGATGATGACGACGTCATCGTAGTCAACAACGAAGACGGCGACGACAATGTCATCGTAGTCAACAACGAAGACAGCGACGAAgacgatgatgacgacgaCATCGTAGTCAACAACGAAGACGGCAACGACAATGTCATCGTAGtcaatgacgaagacgacgacgaagacgatgatGACGACGTCATCGTAGTCAACAACGAAGACGGCAACGACAATGTCATCGTAGtcaatgacgaagacgacgacgaaggaATCGTGGTCAACGATGAAGACAACAACGACGACGTAGTTGTACTCAATTAA